A window of the Cucurbita pepo subsp. pepo cultivar mu-cu-16 chromosome LG01, ASM280686v2, whole genome shotgun sequence genome harbors these coding sequences:
- the LOC111809398 gene encoding uncharacterized protein LOC111809398 encodes MKVLCHPESSVFPAHQTRWRKHRDLLRLQVPTPLVFPVKDRGRWIRGKRICLTAKAELDWATMDQLGLSESDVQSPAISTSYRSLNLPKPNQTVLEAQARVCTGPTQTRPLGEEQAFKVLDTILRSAKGDLKGEEEVSRSQLGAFFSAMTIRANVFPEATQWSEGEKKAMTTFWPLLVRVLTSDVIFLADPEGTIMGGSSIGPQFIGQGSCEMRLVGALREILAGGHLGYEEVQGVMRDVLPLKTESQMSSGVSHSLLSAFLIGQRMNRETDRELKAHCLAFDEESGPTPVADVRSLTHYGEPYDGNTRYFRSTLFVAAVRSCYEESCLLHGVDWMPPKGGVTEEQMLKFMGANTNLMPSHAKILLEDEEVGFAYVSQREARPSLYSLVGLREHIKKRPPLATTEKVQQFVKARGKEAIVTGFYHHGYEEPLLMLMRRRGVHSGLVVKGEEGALSMTTRLRSADASKGLPVNYCSGFRSLSKQSAFEVDGVSRHSFSLAVNAADYGFQPTDTPRTDRSVSKNIELGLAALNGDKGPAYDRIVLNAGMVDHLLGCNGAEDVSVALDRAREAIDSGKALKRLLNYIKISNKLK; translated from the exons ATGAAAGTTCTCTGCCATCCTGAATCTTCGGTCTTTCCTGCACATCAGACTCGCTGGAGAAAACACAGAGATCTTCTACGTTTGCAGGTTCCAACTCCATTGGTATTTCCTGTTAAAGATCGAGGACGTTGGATTAGAGGGAAGCGGATATGCTTGACCGCGAAAGCTGAACTAGATTGGGCAACGATGGACCAATTAGGACTTTCAGAATCAGATGTGCAGAGTCCGGCAATTTCCACTTCGTATCGTAGTTTGAATTTGCCGAAGCCAAACCAGACGGTGCTGGAAGCTCAGGCTAGGGTTTGCACAGGACCTACACAGACCAGGCCGCTCGGCGAAGAACAAGCGTTTAAGGTGTTGGACACAATTTTAAGATCAG CTAAAGGGGATCTTAAAGGCGAAGAGGAAGTGTCACGATCGCAGCTAGGAGCATTCTTTTCTGCAATGACTATACGCGCAAATGTCTTTCCTGAGGCAACTCAGTGGAGTGAAGGGGAAAAGAAGGCAATGACCACATTTTGGCCACTCCTAGTTCGAGTTCTAACTTCTGATGTAATCTTCCTTGCTGATCCTGAGGGTACTATTATGGGAGGGAGTTCGATTGGGCCTCAATTTATTGGGCAGGGGTCCTGTGAAATGAGGTTGGTTGGTGCTCTTAGAGAAATTTTAGCAGGAGGGCATCTAGGGTATGAGGAGGTCCAAGGGGTGATGAGAGATGTGCTTCCACTTAAAACAGAAAGCCAGATGTCGTCGGGAGTGAGTCATTCACTGCTTTCAGCCTTTCTAATTGGTCAACGTATGAACAGGGAAACTGATCGAGAGCTCAAAGCACATTGCCTTGCATTTGATGAAGAATCGG gTCCTACTCCAGTTGCTGATGTTAGATCATTGACTCATTATGGGGAACCTTATGATGGAAATACACGTTATTTCAGGAGCACATTGTTTGTTGCTGCGGTTAGATCCTGTTATGAGGAATCTTGCTTGCTCCATGGTGTGGATTGGATGCCCCCAAAG GGTGGTGTTACTGAAGAGCAGATGCTGAAATTTATGGGCGCAAACACAAACTTAATGCCCTCACATGCTAAAATACTTCTTGAG GATGAGGAGGTTGGTTTTGCTTATGTAAGTCAGCGTGAAGCTCGCCCATCGTT ATATTCATTGGTTGGGCTGAGAGAGCACATAAAGAAACGGCCACCATTGGCAACGACTGAAAAGGTTCAGCAGTTTGTGAAG GCTAGAGGGAAGGAAGCTATTGTGACTGGATTCTATCATCACGGTTATGAAGAGCCACTTCTAATGCTAATGAGGAGAAGGGGTGTTCATTCTGGCTTAGTGGTGAAG GGTGAGGAAGGAGCCCTCTCAATGACGACAAGGTTGCGGTCAGCCGATGCTTCAAAAGGACTTCCTGTCAACTACTGTTCCGGTTTTCGATCACTGAGCAAGCAATCAGCGTTTGAAGTTGATG GAGTATCTCGTCATAGTTTCAGCCTGGCGGTCAATGCCGCAGACTATGGATTTCAACCCACTGATACTCCAAGGACTGATAGATCG GTGTCAAAGAACATAGAGTTGGGCCTAGCAGCTCTTAATGGTGACAAAGGACCAGCATACGATAGAATTGTTTTGAATGCTGGGATGGTGGATCACTTGTTGGGATGCAATGGCGCTGAAGATGTATCCGTAGCGCTGGATAGGGCAAGAGAAGCCATCGACAGTGGCAAAGCTCTTAAACGTCTCTTGAACTATATCAAGATTTCTAACAAGTTGAAGTAA
- the LOC111802363 gene encoding ribose-phosphate pyrophosphokinase 4-like isoform X2 codes for MAANRSLLILFKSPNTRVESSRSSSSVIVSRTYAIGCSKIKNRIACEIKNFENPYPWTIESVPGTDPFSSIQNSASTSSSVPMAAASVAAAGLELSSKSDAKKICLFFCAETKILAEKIAAESDGIELRNISWRKFEDGFPNIFIPNAQGIRGQHVAFLASFSSPAVIFEQLSVIYALPKLFISSFTLVLPFFPTGTFERMEDEGDVATAFTLARILSNIPISRGGPTSLVTFDIHALQERFYFGDNILPCFESGIPLLKNRLQQLPDSDNVAIAFPDDGAWKRFHNQLQHFPTIVCAKVREGEQRIVRLKEGDPKGRHVVIVDDLVQSGGTLIECQKVLAAHGAAKISAYVTHGIFPNRSWQRFKHDNGGHPENGLNYFWITDSCPLTVKEVANKAPFEVLSLAGSIAAALRI; via the exons ATGGCGGCAAACCGCTCTCTTCTAATTCTGTTCAAAAGCCCTAACACACGCGTCGAATCCTCTCGAAGTTCGTCGTCGGTAATAGTTTCTAGAACATACGCCATCGGATGTTCAAAGATAAAGAACCGCATTGCGTGCGAGATCAAGAATTTCGAGAATCCTTATCCGTGGACTATCGAAAGCGTTCCTGGTACTGATCCTTTTTCCTCAATTCAAAATTCTGCTTCTACTTCGTCCTCCGTACCAATGGCTGCTGCCTCAGTCGCCGCCGCCGGTCTGGAATTGTCTTCTAAAAGCGACGCCAAGAAGATCTGCCTATTTTTCTGCGCGGAGACGAAGATTCTCGCGGAGAAAATCGCCGCTGAGTCCGATGGAATTGAGCTACGTAATATCTCATGGAG GAAGTTTGAGGATGGATTTCCGAACATATTTATACCTAATGCACAAGGAATTCGTGGACAGCATGTGGCTTTTCTTGCATCCTTCAGTTCACCAGCTGTAATCTTTGAGCAACTCTCCGTTATTTATGCTCTGCCGAAACTGTTCATCTCTTCATTTACGCTTGTTCTTCCCTTCTTTCCTACTGGAACTTTTGAGCGCATGGAGGATGAAGGAGATGTTGCAACTGCTTTTACTCTAGCGCGGATCCTATCGAATATACCTATTTCAAGAGGAGGACCAACGAGCCTTGTGACTTTTGACATTCATGCCTTGCAG GAGAGGTTTTACTTTGGAGACAATATTTTACCTTGCTTTGAAAGTGGAATTCCTTTGCTAAAAAATAGATTGCAGCAGTTGCCAGATTCTGACAAT GTGGCAATTGCTTTTCCTGATGATGGAGCATGGAAAAGATTTCATAATCAGCTGCAGCATTTTCCTACG ATTGTATGTGCCAAAGTTCGGGAAGGAGAACAACGAATTGTGCGCCTAAAGGAGGGAGATCCAAAAGGACGGCATGTTGTGATTGTTGATGATTTGGTTCAATCAGGTGGAACTCTAATAGAGTGTCAG AAAGTGTTGGCTGCACATGGAGCAGCAAAA ATCAGTGCTTACGTAACACACGGGATTTTTCCAAATAGATCGTGGCAACGCTTTAAACATGATAATGGAG GGCATCCTGAGAACGGGCTGAACTACTTCTGGATTACTGATTCGTGCCCATTGACTGTTAAAGAAGTGGCGAATAAAGCTCCTTTTGAAGTTCTTAGCCTTGCGGGTTCTATAGCTGCAGCGCTTCGTATATAG
- the LOC111809623 gene encoding lysM domain receptor-like kinase 3, with the protein MVSNAVVSHSIFLLIFFCSSAISIPDSNQTMFPMTCSTIMKCDASLYHINNGQQTKSEIAAAYSVNPWQIQPIQRGGVQDYLITVPCSCESADGVSGTAYFHDTSFRVGTGDFLSDVSNRNYSGQVWIFGDPLLVAGEEFGVKLLCGCVEDESKIVVSYTVQSRDTLSQIASLLRADATEIHNLNAKLIEDPALIVPNWVLFVPMFKNAYQNTKGPTKKHVWTIVIAILATLTVVSLGTLAVIFIRRKLKKSKQNNDPQNSRAPSRSFSTFGTSSFQYPFSKPKSEAQKRSFRQDVSAFESEKTLIFTVEEIQEATANFDESRKIGEGGYGIVYHGVLNQQEVAIKKMKSNKSKEFFAELKVLCRIHHINVVELLGYASGDDHLYLVYEYVPNGSLSDHLHDPLKRGYQPLSWTTRTQIALDAAKGIEYIHDHTKARYVHRDIKTSNILLDESLGAKVADFGLVKLVGRTNDDELVATRLVGTPGYLPPESVKELQVTPKTDVFAFGVVLAELITGRRALIRDNQEPKRTKSLITLIYTIFQGENSEAALEAVVDGNLHGSYPMDDIYKMGEIAAWCLNEDPVGRPEMHEIVALLSQLMTSAVEWEASLGGNSQVKGRCLRYAISETLSFSNGYEIFGMRCEMPFLNRLYCFISLSFPSSRAGLSHVLGQSDQPVTGLQNKELSKGQEIDRRTQSKLD; encoded by the exons ATGGTTTCAAACGCCGTCGTTTCACACTCCATCTTTCTACTAattttcttctgttcttcaGCAATCTCCATCCCCGACTCTAATCAAACTATGTTTCCAATGACATGTTCAACCATAATGAAATGCGACGCGTCGTTATATCACATCAACAACGGCCAGCAGACGAAAAGCGAAATCGCCGCCGCGTATTCCGTCAATCCATGGCAGATTCAGCCGATTCAACGCGGAGGCGTTCAAGACTACCTAATTACCGTACCGTGTTCATGCGAATCGGCGGACGGCGTATCCGGAACGGCGTATTTTCACGACACGTCGTTCAGAGTAGGAACCGGCGACTTCTTGAGCGATGTGTCGAATCGAAATTACAGCGGACAGGTGTGGATATTCGGCGATCCGTTGCTTGTTGCTGGAGAGGAATTTGGGGTGAAATTGTTGTGTGGATGTGTAGAAGATGAGTCGAAGATTGTGGTGAGTTACACGGTTCAGTCGCGTGATACGTTGTCGCAAATCGCTAGTTTGTTGAGGGCCGATGCGACCGAAATTCATAATTTGAATGCAAAATTGATTGAAGACCCTGCCCTAATTGTTCCCAATTGGGTTTTGTTCGTGCCGATGTTCAAGAATGCGTATCAAAATACCAAAG GACCGACAAAGAAACATGTGTGGACAATAGTTATTGCAATATTAGCTACTTTGACAGTAGTTTCACTGGGAACATTGGCTGTCATTTTTATaaggagaaaattaaaaaagtcaAAGCAAAACAACGACCCCCAAAATTCAAGGGCTCCTTCCAGAAGTTTCAGTACTTTCGGAACCTCCAGCTTCCAATATCCCTTCTCCAAGCCCAAATCGGAGGCTCAGAAAAGGTCATTCAGACAAG ATGTTTCAGCCTTTGAATCCGAAAAAACCTTGATTTTTACCGTTGAGGAGATCCAAGAGGCTACGGCTAACTTCGATGAATCTCGCAAGATCGGAGAGGGTGGATATGGAATTGTTTACCATGGAGTATTGAATCAAcag GAGGTTgcaattaagaaaatgaaatctaatAAATCCAAAGAGTTCTTCGCAGAATTAAAAGTCCTGTGTAGGATCCATCATATTAATGTG GTGGAGCTTCTGGGGTATGCCAGCGGGGATGACCATTTGTATTTGGTTTATGAATATGTTCCTAATGGATCCTTGAGTGACCATCTTCATGATCCACTAAAAAGAG GTTATCAACCTCTATCGTGGACTACAAGAACACAAATAGCTTTGGATGCTGCAAAGGGTATCGAGTACATTCACGATCATACCAAAGCACGATATGTTCATCGGGACATAAAGACGAGTAATATCCTCCTTGATGAAAGCCTGGGAGCAAag GTTGCGGATTTTGGATTGGTAAAGTTAGTTGGACGAACGAACGATGACGAACTTGTAGCAACCCGACTTGTCGGAACTCCGGGCTACCTTCCTCCCga ATCGGTAAAAGAGCTGCAAGTGACCCCCAAAACAGACGTATTTGCGTTTGGAGTGGTTTTGGCTGAGCTGATTACAGGAAGGAGAGCTCTGATTCGAGACAACCAAGAGCCAAAGAGAACCAAGTCGTTGATCACGctt atttACACGATATTCCAAGGGGAAAACTCTGAGGCTGCTTTGGAAGCTGTCGTGGATGGAAATTTGCATGGAAGCTACCCGATGGACGATATTTATAAG ATGGGGGAAATAGCGGCATGGTGTTTGAACGAAGATCCGGTGGGGAGGCCGGAGATGCATGAAATTGTTGCTTTGCTGTCGCAGCTTATGACGTCTGCCGTCGAGTGGGAGGCGTCACTGGGCGGTAACAGCCAG GTCAAGGGTAGGTGTCTTCGATATGCAATATCCGagactctttctttctcaaatGGGTATGAGATATTCGGTATGCGATGCGAGATGCCCTTTCTGAATAGGCTATATTGCTTTATCTCTCTGTCCTTTCCATCCTCCCGGGCTGGGCTCTCGCATGTCCTGGGCCAATCAGATCAACCAGTGACCGGTTTACAGAACAAGGAGTTAAGCAAGGGTCAGGAGATTGATAGAAGAACCCAGTCGAAGCTTGACTAA
- the LOC111802363 gene encoding ribose-phosphate pyrophosphokinase 4-like isoform X1, which produces MAANRSLLILFKSPNTRVESSRSSSSVIVSRTYAIGCSKIKNRIACEIKNFENPYPWTIESVPGTDPFSSIQNSASTSSSVPMAAASVAAAGLELSSKSDAKKICLFFCAETKILAEKIAAESDGIELRNISWRKFEDGFPNIFIPNAQGIRGQHVAFLASFSSPAVIFEQLSVIYALPKLFISSFTLVLPFFPTGTFERMEDEGDVATAFTLARILSNIPISRGGPTSLVTFDIHALQERFYFGDNILPCFESGIPLLKNRLQQLPDSDNVAIAFPDDGAWKRFHNQLQHFPTIVCAKVREGEQRIVRLKEGDPKGRHVVIVDDLVQSGGTLIECQKVLAAHGAAKISAYVTHGIFPNRSWQRFKHDNGGHPENGLNYFWITDSCPLTVKEVANKAPFEVLSLAGSIAAALRI; this is translated from the exons ATGGCGGCAAACCGCTCTCTTCTAATTCTGTTCAAAAGCCCTAACACACGCGTCGAATCCTCTCGAAGTTCGTCGTCGGTAATAGTTTCTAGAACATACGCCATCGGATGTTCAAAGATAAAGAACCGCATTGCGTGCGAGATCAAGAATTTCGAGAATCCTTATCCGTGGACTATCGAAAGCGTTCCTGGTACTGATCCTTTTTCCTCAATTCAAAATTCTGCTTCTACTTCGTCCTCCGTACCAATGGCTGCTGCCTCAGTCGCCGCCGCCGGTCTGGAATTGTCTTCTAAAAGCGACGCCAAGAAGATCTGCCTATTTTTCTGCGCGGAGACGAAGATTCTCGCGGAGAAAATCGCCGCTGAGTCCGATGGAATTGAGCTACGTAATATCTCATGGAG GAAGTTTGAGGATGGATTTCCGAACATATTTATACCTAATGCACAAGGAATTCGTGGACAGCATGTGGCTTTTCTTGCATCCTTCAGTTCACCAGCTGTAATCTTTGAGCAACTCTCCGTTATTTATGCTCTGCCGAAACTGTTCATCTCTTCATTTACGCTTGTTCTTCCCTTCTTTCCTACTGGAACTTTTGAGCGCATGGAGGATGAAGGAGATGTTGCAACTGCTTTTACTCTAGCGCGGATCCTATCGAATATACCTATTTCAAGAGGAGGACCAACGAGCCTTGTGACTTTTGACATTCATGCCTTGCAG GAGAGGTTTTACTTTGGAGACAATATTTTACCTTGCTTTGAAAGTGGAATTCCTTTGCTAAAAAATAGATTGCAGCAGTTGCCAGATTCTGACAAT GTGGCAATTGCTTTTCCTGATGATGGAGCATGGAAAAGATTTCATAATCAGCTGCAGCATTTTCCTACG ATTGTATGTGCCAAAGTTCGGGAAGGAGAACAACGAATTGTGCGCCTAAAGGAGGGAGATCCAAAAGGACGGCATGTTGTGATTGTTGATGATTTGGTTCAATCAGGTGGAACTCTAATAGAGTGTCAG AAAGTGTTGGCTGCACATGGAGCAGCAAAAATCAGTGCTTACGTAACACACGGGATTTTTCCAAA TAGATCGTGGCAACGCTTTAAACATGATAATGGAG GGCATCCTGAGAACGGGCTGAACTACTTCTGGATTACTGATTCGTGCCCATTGACTGTTAAAGAAGTGGCGAATAAAGCTCCTTTTGAAGTTCTTAGCCTTGCGGGTTCTATAGCTGCAGCGCTTCGTATATAG